The nucleotide window CTGTTTTCGATAATGTTATTCCGGTAAATCCTGCTGCCAGTGTCAATACCGGTGACAGCAAACAAAAGAATGCAAAGGGTACGTATTCTATCGTGCTGACTTCAAGGACGCTGCTAAGGAACACGCCGCACACACTCCAGGGAACAAGTGGATTGAGTACTGTACCGGCATCCTCAAGGACGCGCGAGAGGTTTTTGGGATGCAAGCCCGCTTTTTCGAAATGTCCTGCAAATGTATTGCCTGTTATAAGGATCGAAAGATATTGCTCTCCGATCAAAAAGTTGATTCCAATGGCAGATAAAGCTGTAGATCCAATAAGGACAGGCACCTTTTCCATGCTGCTGGCAAGCCCTCGCAAAAGTGCAGGAAGAACACCAAGCTTGAATAGCAATCCGCCCATGCTTAAAGCAAGGAGTACAAGTGATACTGAAAAAAACATACTCTCAAGCCCCCCGCGGCTCAACAGCGAATCCAGCTGTTCGTTGCCGCTTTCAGAAACGTATCCGGTATATAAAATTCCAGGAAGCGTCCCCCAGTCCTCTTGTGGGATAACCATCATGCTAATGATCATCGCTGAAAGGGTTCCTGCTCCTAATGTCAAAATAGAAGATACTTTTTTCACTGCAAGTATCGCAATGATAGCCAGAGGAATCAGCGAGTACCAATGTACTAGATTCATCACCTCAAGAGTACTTTGCAAGCTTCCAAGTTTTGTGAAGTCAGCTAAACTCAGTTCTGGCGACAAAGCGGCAAATAAGAATAGTGAAATGAAGAATGCAGGTACCGTCGTCCAGGACATATTTTTAATATGCTCAAATAGATCTACTTTCACAGTAGAAGACGCCAGAATCGTTGTGTCCGAGAGCGGTGACATTTTATCACCTAGGAAAGCGCCTGAAACAACCGCACCGGCGGTGATTGCCAATGAGAAGCCAAGTGTTTCACTAACTGCGATGAACGCGACACCGATCACAGCAGAAGTAGTCAGTGAACTGCCAATGCTTATCCCAACAATAGATGTGACAATAAAGACAATCGCATAAAACCACTTTCCAGTCACTAATTCAAATGCTAAAAAGATCAGGGTAGGTATGGTCCCGGCAGCAATCCAGCTGCTGACCAGCATGCCAATAAAGAAAAAAATCAGCACAGCTCCCAGACCTGCCTTGGCACCATCAGTCATACTCTGTTCTAGCTCAGCCATCTTGATTTTTTTCAACAACCCATAAATGATTAATGATCCGATCCCCATCAAGACCGGAATGTGTGGCATTAGTTCAAGTTTTATCATGCCATAACCGATCCCCGCCAGAAGCAATAATATAACAGCAGCTGCCTCAGAAGTTTTCAATGATATTGATTGGCTTTGGTTTA belongs to Mesobacillus subterraneus and includes:
- a CDS encoding Na+/H+ antiporter NhaC family protein encodes the protein MLNQSQSISLKTSEAAAVILLLLAGIGYGMIKLELMPHIPVLMGIGSLIIYGLLKKIKMAELEQSMTDGAKAGLGAVLIFFFIGMLVSSWIAAGTIPTLIFLAFELVTGKWFYAIVFIVTSIVGISIGSSLTTSAVIGVAFIAVSETLGFSLAITAGAVVSGAFLGDKMSPLSDTTILASSTVKVDLFEHIKNMSWTTVPAFFISLFLFAALSPELSLADFTKLGSLQSTLEVMNLVHWYSLIPLAIIAILAVKKVSSILTLGAGTLSAMIISMMVIPQEDWGTLPGILYTGYVSESGNEQLDSLLSRGGLESMFFSVSLVLLALSMGGLLFKLGVLPALLRGLASSMEKVPVLIGSTALSAIGINFLIGEQYLSILITGNTFAGHFEKAGLHPKNLSRVLEDAGTVLNPLVPWSVCGVFLSSVLEVSTIEYVPFAFFCLLSPVLTLAAGFTGITLSKTGENAVA